The following proteins are encoded in a genomic region of Maylandia zebra isolate NMK-2024a linkage group LG1, Mzebra_GT3a, whole genome shotgun sequence:
- the LOC112435148 gene encoding uncharacterized protein LOC112435148, translated as MSGRGRVRARGPGRRAGPRRGQGRGVRMRGGGIPRAARTVVSDEIRATIVDHVINHGLSLREAGERVQPNLRRSTVASIIRIFQQTNRMQRLPPSGGRGKLLSNDQELAIVEMVTANNAIKLREIQTRIVADHEIFDNIDRISLTTITRTLSKHRVRMKQLYTVPFERNSERVKELRRQYVQRVMELEANQAPHEFIYIDEAGFNLAKRRRRGRNVIGKRATVDVPGQRGANITMCAAIANAGLLLHKCQVGPYNTERLLAFLNDLHQRLVPEQGQEGENMRTFVITWDNVAFHHLQAITTWFEVHPRLVSLFLPPYSPFLNPIEEFFSAWRWKVYDHQPHDQMSLLEAMDAGSRDITVDDCQGWIRHTRRFYPRCIDLDNIRCDVDENMWPNPEDRRD; from the exons ATGTCTGGTCGAGGAAGAGTAAGAGCAAGGGgcccagggagaagagcaggccCAAGGAGAGGGCAAGGTAGAGGTGTAAGAATGCGTGGTGGTGGCATTCCAAGGGCTGCAAGAACAGTAGTCAGTGATGAAATTCGTGCCACTATCgttgaccatgtaatcaaccatgGTCTTTCACTAAGAGAGGCTGGTGAAAGAGTGCAGCCCAATTTGAGGCGGTCAACGGTTGCCTCCATTATACGCATCTTTCAACAAACCAACAG AATGCAACGTCTTCCACCCTCTGGGGGAAGAGGAAAGCTCCTCAGTAATGATCAGGAGCTTGCCATTGTAGAAATGGTTACTGcaaataatgcaataaaactgCGTGAAATTCAAACTAGAATTGTGGCGGACCATGAGATATTTGACAATATCGATAGAATCAGCCTCACAACCATTACGCGGACattgtccaaacacagagtgcggatgaagcagctctacactgttccctttgagaggaacagtgagaggGTCAAGGAGCTACGACGACAATATGTCCAG AGAGTTATGGAATTGGAGGCCAACCAGGCCCCTCATGAATTCATATACATCGATGAGGCAGGATTCAATCTGGCCAAAAGGCGTCGACGTGGACGAAATGTAATTGGAAAAAGGGCCACAGTTGATGTGCCAGGACAGAGAGGGGCAAACATTACCATGTGTGCAGCAATTGCAAATGCAGGATTACTCCTTCACAAATGTCAGGTTGGACCCTATAATACAGAGCGCTTGCTTGCCTTTCTCAATGATCTCCACCAGCGCCTGGTTCCAGAGCAGGGTCAGGAGGGTGAAAACATGAGGACCTTTGTAATTACCTGGGACAATGTGGCTTTCCATCACTTGCAAGCAATAACAACATGGTTTGAAGTCCACCCAAGACTGGTAAGTCTCTTCCTTCCACCCTATTCACCtttcctcaaccccatagaggaGTTCTTTTCTGCATGGAGGTGGAAGGTTTATGACCATCAGCCACATGACCAGATGTCCCTCCTTGAAGCCATGGATGCCGGCTCCAGGGACATCACAGTTGACGATTGCCAAGGGTGGATCCGACATACCAGGCGGTTTTATCCCAGGTGTATCGACTTGGATAACATCAGAtgtgatgttgatgaaaacatGTGGCCTAACCCTGAAGATCGCAGAGATTAG